One segment of Rhipicephalus sanguineus isolate Rsan-2018 chromosome 6, BIME_Rsan_1.4, whole genome shotgun sequence DNA contains the following:
- the LOC119397783 gene encoding serine/threonine-protein phosphatase CPPED1, translating to MSTEFRIRARNKSYEGLTKETEGHWKGPFFFIQAADTQFGMIESYLEKKPHPRWDKEIALTQKAVEAVNRMEPKPRFFVVCGDLVDAMPGDELKPEEEADFKRVFSKMSSEVPLVCVCGNHDIGNQPTPASVYAYRNSFGDDYFTFWCGGVMCIVINSQFFEDTSLVQELAQEQDVWLDRQLVEAQLTGTKHVVLFQHIPWFLHNPQEDKSHFNVDPLLRLRMLDKFHKAGVRAIFCGHYHRNAGGFFKDMELVVTSAVGAQLGRDSHGLRVVKVGEDKIEHQYYALDEIPKTVRLH from the exons ATGTCGACCGAATTCAGGATCCGTGCTCGCAACAAATCGTACGAGGGTCTCACGAAGG AGACCGAGGGTCATTGGAAAGGGCCGTTCTTCTTCATTCAAGCAGCGGACACACAGTTTGGCATGATCGAGTCGTATTTGGAGAAGAAGCCCCACCCCCGGTGGGACAAAGAGATAGCACTTACCCAGAAAGCCGTCGAGGCTGTCAATCGGATGGAGCCAAAGCCACGGTTCTTTGTCGTCTGCGGAGACCTTGTGGACGCCATGCCCG GGGACGAGCTGAAGCCAGAAGAAGAGGCGGACTTCAAGCGTGTCTTCTCCAAAATGAGCAGTGAGGTGCCACTGGTGTGCGTCTGCGGCAACCACGACATTGGCAACCAGCCCACACCTGCCAGTGTTTACGCCTACAGGAACAGCTTTGGCGACGACTACTTTACCTTCTGGTGTGGGGGCGTTATGTGCATTGTCATCAACTCGCAGTTCTTCGAGGATACATCACTG GTGCAGGAGCTGGCGCAGGAGCAGGACGTGTGGCTGGATAGGCAGCTGGTGGAAGCGCAACTGACGGGTACCAAGCACGTGGTGCTCTTCCAGCACATACCCTGGTTCCTGCACAACCCTCAGGAGGACAAGTCGCACTTCAACGTTGACCCTCTACTGAGGCTAAGGATGCTCGACAAGTTCCACAAGGCCG GTGTGCGGGCCATCTTCTGCGGCCACTACCATCGCAATGCTGGCGGCTTCTTCAAGGACATGGAGTTGGTTGTCACCTCTGCAGTTGGAGCGCAGCTTGGCCGTGACAGTCACGGACTTCGTGTCGTGAAAGTCGGCGAAGACAAGATCGAGCACCAATACTACGCGTTGGACGAAATCCCAAAGACAGTTCGCCTCCACTGA